The Euphorbia lathyris chromosome 8, ddEupLath1.1, whole genome shotgun sequence genome has a window encoding:
- the LOC136203412 gene encoding uncharacterized protein has product MRRASNLASSVLSRTVAATYYGGSNTGAVHHRLFQVALYCTGSTSSRQHWTSRFCNSFSGRAAALGVAGALVSVAAATSISEEVYAKERPPQELLPKDVVLYQYEACPFCNKVKAVLDYYDIPYKVVEVNPISKKEIKWSEYKKVPILTVDGEHLVDSSDIINKLSSKILPNKKVGLASGDGNEEDKWRRWVDSHLVHVLSPNIYRNTSEALESFDYITNNGNFSFTEKITVKYAGAAAMYFVSKNLKKKYNITDERAALYEAAETWVDALDGRQFLGGSKPNLADLAVFGVLRPIRYLRSGKDMVEHTRIGEWYTRMESVVGESSRIKAEA; this is encoded by the exons ATGAGAAGGGCCTCGAATCTCGCCTCCTCCGTCCTCTCCCGGACTGTTGCCGCCACGTACTACGGTGGTTCTAACACCGGTGCCGTTCACCATCGCCTTTTTCAGGTGGCACTCTATTGTACTGGCAGCACCAGCAGTCGCCAGCATTGGACCTCTCGGTTCTGCAATTCCTTTTCTGGGCGGGCGGCGGCTCTTGGAGTAGCTGGAGCCTTGGTTTCGGTTGCTGCTGCTACGTCAATTTCCGAAGAGGTCTACGCGAAGGAGCGTCCGCCGCAGGAACTTTTGCCCAAGGATGTGGTTCTTTATCAGTATGAAGCTTGCCCTTTCTGCAATAAAGTTAAAG CTGTTCTTGACTACTATGATATACCATACAAAGTAGTGGAAGTCAACCCGATCAGTAAGAAAGAGATCAAGTGGTCTGAATATAAGAAGGTGCCTATATTGACAGTGGATGGTGAACATCTTGTTGATTCATCag ATATCATTAATAAGTTGAGCAGCAAGATTCTGCCAAACAAAAAGGTTGGTTTGGCCTCAGGTGATGGCAATGAAGAGGACAAATGGCGTAG GTGGGTTGACAGTCACTTGGTCCATGTCCTGTCCCCAAACATATATAGAAATACTTCTGAGGCTCTTGAATCCTTCGACTATATAACAAATAACG GAAATTTTAGCTTCACAGAAAAAATCACAGTAAAATATGCTGGAGCTGCAGCAATGTATTTTGTGTCTAAGAATCTGAAGAAGAAATATAACATTACTGATGAACGTGCTGCCCTGTATGAAGCTGCAGAGACATGGGTGGATGCTTTGGATGGCCGACAGTTTCTTG GAGGATCAAAACCTAATCTGGCTGACCTTGCTGTGTTTGGAGTATTAAGACCTATCCGTTATCTGAGGTCGGGTAAAGATATGGTGGAGCACACTCGAATAGGCGAATGGTACACGCGAATGGAGAGTGTTGTGGGGGAATCTTCAAGGATTAAGGCGGAGGCATAA